A single region of the Lycium barbarum isolate Lr01 chromosome 2, ASM1917538v2, whole genome shotgun sequence genome encodes:
- the LOC132629294 gene encoding IQ domain-containing protein IQM2-like yields the protein MGLSFSCPLAISTDSETGLDSVIVKSIDFGNDERKTPIRSVSFNSQDKESIILQLDGSGKMSIEKTVSFRTMGNAMEFRRNSSEVIESPKSPLVFTSSPKHEAALKLQKVYKSFRTRRKLADCAVLIEQSWWKLLDFAELKHSSISFFDLDKHETAVSRWSRARTRAAKVGKGLSKNGKAQKLALQHWLEAIDPRHRYGHNLHFYYVQWLHSQSKEPFFYWLDIGEGKEVNIADKCPRWKLQQQCIKYLGPMERKAYEVEVQDGKLFHKETGKLLETTDEPKGTKWIFVLSTSKTLYVGKKMKGTFQHSSFLAGGATLAAGRIVAEQGVLKAVWPHSGHYRPTPENFQDFISFMKENNVDLNDVKLDSDEDEEESVGKKSVVFLRGDSSEDDLQKDGLETEENDSEESTSEKSDLKVQENAADVQLSDSKPSHSFSSKLPNLQIPRNDDLIEKLKNESEAANSNSNSFLLESPTDGFETARESFAPEQDQMDESKEEIIPDESIMQRINSHKDLKSYQLGKQLSCKWSTGAGPRIGCLRDYPSQLQSHALEEVSLSPRSACRLKMSFSSRASTPASLSRVMQHSCSLSPMGNKTLSCLSSRYSSPPYKGP from the exons ATGGGGTTATCCTTTTCATGCCCACTAGCCATTAGTACTGATTCAGAAACTGGCCTTGATTCTGTCATTGTGAAATCTATCGATTTTGGAAACGATGAGCGAAAGACGCCAATACGATCAGTTAGCTTCAACAGCCAAGACAAAGAATCAATAATATTGCAATTGGATGGCTCTGGGAAGATGTCGATAGAAAAAACTGTCAGCTTTAGGACAATGGGAAATGCAATGGAGTTCAGGAGAAATTCATCTGAAGTTATCGAGTCTCCAAAATCTCCTCTAGTGTTTACTAGCAGCCCGAAACATGAGGCAGCGTTAAAATTGCAGAAAGTGTACAAGAGCTTTAGGACTAGAAGAAAATTAGCAGACTGTGCAGTACTTATAGAACAAAGCTG GTGGAAGCTATTAGATTTTGCAGAACTCAAGCATAGTTCTATTTCATTTTTCGATCTTGATAAACACGAGACAGCGGTTTCTCGCTGGTCGAGGGCAAGAACTAGAGCAGCCAag GTTGGCAAAGGCTTATCTAAGAATGGCAAAGCTCAAAAACTAGCTTTACAGCACTGGCTTGAAGCT ATTGACCCAAGACATCGTTATGGACACAACTTGCATTTCTATTATGTCCAGTGGTTGCATTCTCAAAGCAAAGAGCCCTTCTTCTACTG GTTGGATATTGGAGAAGGAAAAGAAGTGAACATTGCCGATAAATGCCCTCGGTGGAAACTTCAGCAGCAATGCATTAAGTACCTCGGTCCG ATGGAAAGAAAAGCTTATGAAGTTGAAGTGCAAGACGGGAAGCTGTTCCACAAGGAAACTGGGAAGCTCCTTGAGACGACCGATGAACCAAAAGGCACTAAGTGGATTTTTGTCCTCAGCACCTCTAAAACCTTATACGTTGGCAAGAAAATGAAAGGCACGTTTCAGCACTCTAGTTTCTTGGCTGGAGGAGCTACTTTAGCTGCTGGGAGAATAGTTGCAGAACAAGGAGTATTGAAG GCTGTCTGGCCTCATAGTGGACATTACCGACCTACCCCAGAAAACTTCCAGGACTTCATTTCATTCATGAAGGAGAACAACGTCGACCTCAATGATGTTAAGCTTGATTCTGATGAAGACGAGGAAGAATCAGTTGGCAAGAAGAGTGTTGTTTTCCTCAGAGGAGACTCTTCTGAGGACGACTTACAAAAAGACGGTTTGGAGACAGAAGAGAATGATTCAGAAGAGTCAACTTCGGAGAAAAGCGACTTAAAAGTGCAAGAGAATGCTGCAGATGTACAACTTTCCGATTCAAAACCATCTCATAGCTTCAGTAGCAAATTGCCTAATCTTCAAATTCCTCGCAATGATGATCTCATAGAGAAACTAAAGAATGAAAGTGAAGCTGCTAATTCTAATTCCAACTCCTTCTTATTAGAATCACCAACAGACGGATTCGAAACAGCAAGAGAATCTTTTGCTCCCGAACAAGATCAAATGGATGAAAGTAAAGAAGAGATAATTCCAGACGAATCTATCATGCAAAGGATAAATTCGCACAAGGATCTTAAATCGTATCAATTGGGAAAGCAATTGTCTTGCAAATGGAGCACAGGAGCTGGACCTCGGATCGGATGCTTGAGAGATTACCCGTCACAGTTGCAATCCCATGCTTTAGAAGAAGTGAGCTTGTCTCCTAGAAGTGCATGCCGGCTCAAGATGAGTTTCTCTTCGAGGGCATCAACACCAGCGAGCTTGAGCCGGGTAATGCAGCATTCATGTTCCCTTTCTCCTATGGGGAACAAAACTTTATCTTGCCTCAGTAGCAGATATTCCTCTCCACCTTATAAAGGACCCTAA